GACGGCTGGAGGATGGGCACAAGGCTCTCAGCGGCTCAGGCGCCGCTGACGCAGGTTGTCATACAGGACGGCAAGGATGATGATCGCGCCGATGAAGACACGTTGCCAGGAGGGCGGGATCACCAGAAGGTTGCAGCCGTTCCGCAGCACGGCCATGATGAAGGCGCCGATGAGCGTGCCCGCAACCGTGCCCTGTCCGCCATTGAGGCTCGCGCCACCGATGACCGCAGCAGCGATGGAGTCAAGCTCGTACAGCTCGCCGCCGGTGGGCTGGCCGATGGTGGTTCGCGCGGTCTCCATGACCCCACCGAGGCCCGCCAGGCCGCCACAGACCACGAAGAGCAAGGTCATGTATAGCTGGGTGTTCACCCCGGAGAGCCGCGTGGCCTCCAGGTTTGAGCCCATTGCATAGGCATAGCGTCCCAGCCGGGTGCGTGTCAGTACGAAGTGGGCTACCACGGCTACCACGAGCATCACGACCACCAGCAGGGGCAGGACGCCGAACAGTCGCACCGACCCCAGCTTCGTGAAGTCGTCCGGCAGGCCGGAGATGGTCTGGTCCTTGGAGAGGGCGAGAGCAAGCCCGCGTGCGATGCCCATGACGCCGAGGGTGACAATGAAAGCAGGCAGCTTAGCGCGGGTGATGAGGCCGCCGCTGACCAGCCCCCAGAAGAGGCCCATTCCGACACCGGCAAGGGCGGCGACCGGCGCGGGAACGCCCCGGGTCATCAGCAGGGCACTGGTGACGCCGGTGAGGGCGACCATGGAGCCAACTGAGAGGTCAATTCCGGCGGCAGCGATGACGAAGGTCTCCCCGATGGCGATCACGGCGATGACGGAGATCTGCACCGGGATGTT
This genomic stretch from Armatimonadia bacterium harbors:
- a CDS encoding ABC transporter permease encodes the protein MSDRLEPEPKTVAPSVQERAAGWRQALARIAPLAFLVVLCLVFGALNHRFFAVENLVNIPVQISVIAVIAIGETFVIAAAGIDLSVGSMVALTGVTSALLMTRGVPAPVAALAGVGMGLFWGLVSGGLITRAKLPAFIVTLGVMGIARGLALALSKDQTISGLPDDFTKLGSVRLFGVLPLLVVVMLVVAVVAHFVLTRTRLGRYAYAMGSNLEATRLSGVNTQLYMTLLFVVCGGLAGLGGVMETARTTIGQPTGGELYELDSIAAAVIGGASLNGGQGTVAGTLIGAFIMAVLRNGCNLLVIPPSWQRVFIGAIIILAVLYDNLRQRRLSR